A single genomic interval of Longimicrobiaceae bacterium harbors:
- the ftsE gene encoding cell division ATP-binding protein FtsE, which translates to MIKFTSVYKEYPRTGLALKNVSFHIHKGEFVFLTGHSGAGKSTALNLIQMAELPTSGEVRVSGHSSARLRRGEIPKLRRKLGVVFQDYRLLPDRTAEENVAFALEVTGARRRAIAPRVTRLLAEVGLAAKASSLPQELSGGERQRVAIARALANQPLILLADEPTGNLDEWATKGIFDLFRAINANGMTVLMATHDLDLVRANPELRVIELSHGEIVYDSGADVAAREAS; encoded by the coding sequence GTGATCAAGTTCACTTCGGTCTACAAGGAATATCCCCGCACGGGGCTCGCGCTGAAGAACGTGAGCTTCCATATCCACAAAGGGGAGTTCGTCTTCCTCACCGGCCACTCCGGCGCCGGCAAATCCACCGCACTGAATCTGATCCAGATGGCGGAGCTCCCCACCAGCGGGGAGGTCCGCGTCTCGGGCCACTCCTCCGCGCGGCTTCGCCGCGGGGAGATTCCCAAGCTCAGGCGCAAGCTGGGGGTGGTCTTCCAGGACTACCGGCTGCTCCCGGACCGCACAGCGGAAGAGAACGTCGCCTTCGCCCTGGAGGTCACCGGGGCGCGGCGCAGGGCGATCGCCCCCCGCGTGACGAGGCTGCTCGCCGAGGTCGGGCTGGCCGCCAAGGCCAGCTCGCTCCCGCAGGAGCTATCGGGCGGTGAGCGCCAACGCGTCGCGATCGCGCGGGCGCTCGCCAACCAGCCGCTGATCCTCCTGGCGGACGAGCCCACCGGAAACCTCGACGAATGGGCGACCAAGGGGATCTTCGACCTCTTCCGTGCCATCAACGCCAACGGCATGACAGTGCTGATGGCGACCCACGACCTCGACCTCGTGCGCGCGAACCCCGAGCTGCGGGTGATCGAGCTGAGCCACGGAGAGATCGTGTACGACTCGGGCGCGGACGTGGCGGCAAGGGAGGCCTCCTGA
- the pdxA gene encoding 4-hydroxythreonine-4-phosphate dehydrogenase PdxA — translation MEIRPRVAITLGDPRGIGPEVCTAVLGDDALQREAELLPVGPVGVIDHPRLVAIGRWEAGGTPAEAGRLAGEAVKSAVEMALRGEVAAVVTAPIEKSAFHAGGWRYPGHTEMLQALTGAAQVGMLMSADRTAAGNGLRVLLATTHHALRDVPRLLTTELLVQQARLAADALQAWWEIDPPRLALCALNPHASDGGLFGDEEERIYGPALERLRAEKIDVAGPIPADTVFTRALRGEFDVVVAPYHDVGMAAFKTVSFGSGVNVTLGLPFPRTSPDHGTALDIAGRGLADPSSMREATRLAVQLARRSMVPRSRV, via the coding sequence ATGGAAATTCGGCCGCGGGTGGCCATCACCCTGGGAGACCCCCGGGGAATCGGTCCCGAGGTCTGCACCGCGGTGCTCGGGGACGACGCCCTGCAGCGCGAAGCGGAGCTGCTGCCGGTGGGTCCAGTCGGAGTGATCGACCACCCTCGACTGGTGGCGATCGGGCGCTGGGAGGCCGGGGGCACTCCTGCCGAGGCGGGAAGACTGGCGGGAGAAGCGGTCAAGTCGGCGGTCGAGATGGCGCTGCGCGGGGAGGTGGCCGCCGTGGTGACCGCGCCGATCGAGAAGTCCGCCTTTCACGCCGGAGGCTGGCGTTACCCCGGACACACCGAGATGCTGCAGGCGCTGACCGGTGCCGCGCAGGTGGGAATGTTGATGTCGGCGGACCGTACGGCGGCGGGCAACGGGTTGCGGGTGCTGCTGGCTACCACACACCACGCCCTGCGAGACGTCCCCCGGTTGCTCACGACCGAACTGCTGGTCCAGCAGGCGCGTCTGGCGGCGGACGCGCTTCAGGCCTGGTGGGAGATCGATCCTCCCCGTCTCGCCCTGTGCGCCCTCAACCCGCACGCTTCCGATGGGGGTCTGTTCGGCGACGAGGAGGAGAGGATCTACGGTCCGGCGCTCGAGCGGCTGCGCGCCGAGAAGATCGACGTAGCCGGCCCGATTCCGGCCGACACCGTCTTCACGCGGGCACTCCGGGGCGAGTTCGACGTGGTGGTGGCGCCGTATCACGACGTGGGAATGGCCGCCTTCAAGACGGTTTCGTTCGGGAGTGGGGTGAACGTGACCCTGGGACTCCCCTTCCCGCGAACCTCCCCCGACCACGGGACGGCGCTGGACATCGCCGGTCGGGGCCTGGCCGATCCCTCGTCCATGCGCGAGGCCACGCGGCTGGCGGTACAGCTGGCACGACGATCAATGGTTCCACGTTCCCGAGTCTGA
- a CDS encoding S4 domain-containing protein yields MSAPESLRIDVLLHRLCLTRSRSEAKAACDSGAVLVDGTVARPSREVSPGAVVTIHYPRRTLELELGELPGKSTSRKAAHELYRVLRDEPRDVLS; encoded by the coding sequence GTGAGCGCGCCAGAGAGCCTGCGCATCGACGTACTCCTGCACCGGCTCTGCCTTACCCGGAGTCGCAGCGAGGCCAAGGCCGCGTGCGACTCCGGTGCCGTTCTGGTGGACGGTACGGTGGCGCGCCCCAGCCGCGAAGTCAGCCCCGGTGCGGTGGTGACGATCCACTATCCCCGTCGGACGCTGGAGCTCGAGTTGGGTGAGCTGCCCGGCAAGTCGACCTCCCGCAAGGCGGCTCACGAGCTCTACCGCGTCCTGCGGGACGAGCCCAGGGACGTGCTTTCCTGA
- a CDS encoding peptidylprolyl isomerase, giving the protein MMRRISALAVLLFAIRPASAQEPTAPPPGGEELVDRVIAVVGDTALLLSDLRAAVQQIQASGATIPEDPVQRQALLDRILQDRINTLLLVEAARDAGITVDEDQVNNAVEDQIAQTTRSFGGQAQLEAALTADGMSMSQYRELLRQQFTDDMLMRTYMQQRMRGRARPVISESEIQQAFEARKSQLGMRPPTVSFRQVLITPEPSDSADAEARRTAEEVYRELQNGGDWEVLARRFSDDPGTKESGGDLGWVRQGGDLVPEFERMAFSIRPGMLSPIFRTDYGYHILEVQRIQGAERRVRHILIAPEITEEDMERARVRADSVANAIREGANINTLARRYGTPDDQIDVPSQQVSRLPPAYAQALANAQTGDVVGPFKVPGAGSENWAVVQVRLREPERPYTLEDVREQLVTGLQEQKMIEEIVDDLRNRIHVAVRM; this is encoded by the coding sequence ATGATGCGCAGAATTTCCGCTCTCGCGGTGCTCCTGTTCGCCATCCGACCGGCGAGCGCTCAGGAACCCACCGCACCCCCGCCAGGGGGTGAGGAGCTGGTGGACCGCGTCATCGCGGTGGTCGGCGACACCGCGCTGCTGCTGTCGGACCTGCGTGCCGCGGTGCAGCAGATCCAGGCGTCCGGCGCCACTATCCCCGAGGACCCGGTTCAGCGGCAAGCGCTCCTCGATCGGATCCTTCAGGACCGGATCAACACCCTTCTCCTGGTCGAGGCGGCGCGTGACGCGGGGATCACCGTGGACGAGGATCAGGTGAATAATGCGGTCGAGGACCAGATCGCCCAGACTACACGTAGCTTCGGAGGGCAGGCCCAGCTCGAGGCGGCGCTGACCGCCGATGGCATGTCGATGTCGCAGTACCGAGAGCTGCTCCGTCAGCAGTTCACCGACGACATGCTCATGCGCACCTACATGCAGCAGCGCATGCGCGGGCGGGCCCGGCCGGTCATCTCGGAGAGCGAGATCCAACAGGCATTCGAGGCTCGCAAGTCTCAGCTCGGCATGCGACCACCGACGGTCTCCTTCCGGCAGGTCCTCATCACTCCCGAGCCCAGTGACTCCGCCGACGCTGAGGCACGTCGCACGGCCGAGGAGGTCTACCGTGAGCTGCAGAACGGAGGCGACTGGGAGGTGCTCGCCCGGCGCTTCTCCGACGACCCCGGCACGAAGGAAAGCGGCGGTGACCTGGGTTGGGTCCGTCAGGGGGGCGATCTGGTTCCGGAGTTCGAGCGGATGGCCTTCAGCATTCGGCCCGGGATGCTCAGCCCGATCTTCCGCACCGACTACGGCTATCACATCCTCGAGGTGCAACGCATCCAGGGCGCGGAGCGCAGGGTCCGGCACATCCTCATCGCGCCGGAGATCACCGAGGAAGACATGGAGCGTGCCCGCGTGCGAGCGGATTCAGTGGCGAACGCCATCCGCGAAGGGGCCAACATCAACACGCTGGCGAGGCGTTACGGAACGCCGGACGACCAGATCGACGTCCCCTCTCAACAGGTTTCCCGCCTCCCACCGGCCTATGCCCAGGCGTTGGCCAACGCACAGACGGGCGATGTGGTCGGGCCGTTCAAGGTCCCGGGGGCCGGATCCGAGAATTGGGCGGTAGTACAGGTCAGGCTGCGTGAGCCGGAGCGACCGTACACGCTGGAGGACGTGCGGGAGCAGCTGGTGACGGGGCTGCAGGAACAGAAGATGATCGAAGAGATCGTCGACGACCTGCGCAACCGCATTCACGTCGCCGTGCGGATGTGA
- a CDS encoding peptidylprolyl isomerase, which yields MKLFRWRMVAAATPFLLSACGGLGEAMSAHTDVVARAAGKELKVQQAAELLAANPQIPAEPEMVRALADVWVEYTLLATALAEDSTLSAIDLDSFIEPAREMALIAKLHDEVIRADTTFTDEQLEERWLTEGPGVEVRARHILLRPPPEATPEQRDSVRALAESLRQRAQQGEDFAELARQYSQDGSAQRGGDLDYFGRGRMVAPFEEAAFALQPGEISEVVETPFGYHVIKVEDRRQPELGDQKEDFRQYLVQRAQQEAETAYMDSLSQAAGVEIEPSGLAVVRELATRPETELRGRAASRPITTYQGGAFTSGEFLEFIRTQPPQVQSSFATASDDQLTTAVEQLTRMELLLQEARRRGLEVSRAEVDTIRATARQEIRAVVAATGLAQGVAGAAPGATEARVSALLRDALSGRVNLPPLARFGYLLRGLYPNEINEGSFSQVVERLEAIRASQPAPPSPVPTAPTQPQDTGAANAPDTAGEASGSEGA from the coding sequence ATGAAGCTGTTTCGCTGGCGGATGGTTGCCGCCGCCACCCCTTTCCTGCTGAGCGCCTGCGGAGGCCTCGGCGAAGCGATGTCCGCGCATACGGATGTCGTCGCGCGCGCGGCCGGTAAGGAGCTCAAGGTCCAGCAGGCGGCGGAGCTTCTGGCCGCGAATCCGCAGATCCCGGCCGAGCCGGAGATGGTCCGCGCCCTCGCGGACGTCTGGGTGGAGTACACGCTCCTCGCCACCGCCCTGGCGGAAGACAGCACGCTTTCGGCGATCGACCTGGACAGCTTCATCGAGCCGGCGCGCGAGATGGCGCTCATTGCGAAGCTGCACGACGAGGTGATCCGCGCCGACACGACCTTCACCGACGAGCAACTCGAGGAGCGCTGGCTCACCGAAGGTCCGGGCGTGGAGGTGCGCGCTCGCCACATCCTGCTGCGTCCGCCGCCGGAGGCTACGCCGGAGCAGCGTGACAGCGTTCGGGCGCTGGCGGAGTCGCTGCGGCAGCGTGCACAGCAGGGAGAGGACTTCGCGGAGCTGGCCCGTCAGTATTCGCAGGACGGCAGTGCCCAGCGAGGCGGCGACCTCGACTACTTCGGGCGAGGCCGCATGGTCGCCCCGTTCGAGGAAGCGGCGTTCGCGCTGCAGCCCGGCGAGATCAGCGAGGTGGTCGAGACGCCTTTCGGCTATCACGTGATCAAGGTGGAGGACCGCCGGCAGCCCGAGCTCGGCGATCAGAAGGAGGACTTCCGCCAGTACCTCGTGCAGCGGGCCCAGCAGGAGGCCGAAACGGCGTACATGGACTCGCTCTCGCAGGCCGCGGGGGTCGAGATCGAGCCGAGTGGCCTCGCGGTGGTGAGGGAGCTGGCGACCCGGCCGGAGACCGAGCTGCGCGGGCGTGCGGCTTCCCGGCCGATCACCACCTATCAGGGGGGCGCGTTCACTTCGGGTGAATTCCTGGAGTTCATCCGCACGCAGCCGCCGCAGGTGCAGAGCAGCTTCGCGACCGCGTCCGACGATCAGCTCACCACCGCGGTGGAGCAGCTCACCCGCATGGAGCTGTTGCTCCAGGAGGCGCGGCGGCGGGGTCTCGAGGTCTCGCGAGCCGAAGTGGACACGATTCGCGCGACTGCCCGGCAGGAGATCCGCGCCGTGGTGGCGGCGACGGGCCTGGCGCAGGGGGTGGCGGGTGCCGCGCCGGGGGCCACCGAAGCACGCGTGAGCGCCCTGCTTCGCGACGCCCTCAGCGGACGAGTGAACCTGCCCCCGCTGGCGCGCTTCGGCTACCTGCTGCGCGGGCTCTACCCGAACGAGATCAACGAAGGCTCGTTCAGCCAGGTGGTCGAGCGGCTGGAGGCCATCCGGGCGAGCCAGCCGGCTCCGCCGTCGCCGGTGCCGACGGCGCCCACGCAGCCGCAGGATACCGGGGCGGCGAACGCGCCGGACACCGCCGGGGAGGCCTCCGGGAGCGAGGGCGCATAA
- the mfd gene encoding transcription-repair coupling factor, which yields MPHTLLIQAVQSLPRFHELLESLPRAGESLVVDGLTGAAPAVLVASLHRARPERIWVLVASTPEAAEYAHADAEAILGEGAVSLFPQRESLPYEVAETHIEIGGQRVEALEALLAGRAALLVTTARALQELSPAVKGLDALQLELRVGQEIRPSDLAERLTQMGFEKVGTVEEVGQFALRGGILDVFGFGSPEPARIEFWGDSIESIRHFDVLSQLSVGSVDSVRVLPVDLRFTPGMQRSFEDASGEGDRRSLLDYLPPEAVLVRLDDRAEEEWDRGWLEVQRLHQAELVGGGSPEAPERIFLPPEQVKEKARRFPTLVLGGGAGSQAKKIALRVFPPEPIDRDMPRLGEILRGGARAGERTLILCDNEGQLERLQELLAELDVKQGVTLAIGALSGGFILADAVPPLRVLTDHEIFRRTRRLRRRRQFRGGAAIESFAALKPGDYVVHMDHGVGRFRGMEQVRVGEEVIETLVIEYAGNELLRVPVHRIDLIERWVSDEDSEPPRVHRIGGKEWSRTKKKTKQAIEAMTAELLQLYAAREATVGHAFSPDTRWQREMESSFLFDDTPDQRQATEDVKRDMESPRPMDRLICGDVGYGKTEIAIRGAFKAVQDGKQVAVLVPTTILAEQHLRSFSERLASFPVRIESLSRFRSPAEQRQVLARLERGEIDIIIGTHRLLSPDVRFKDIGLLVVDEEQRFGVKHKERLKQLKHMVDVLTLTATPIPRTLHFSLLGVRDMTLIQTPPRDRQPIITHVLPWSDAVIEDAIRRELDRGGQVFFVHNRVETISTLALRVSKLVPDARIAVAHGQMKERELEEIMRRFVTGEVNVLVATSIIESGLDVPNANTLIVDRADQFGLAQLYQIRGRVGRSHHRAYCYLIIPENVSEDAEKRLRVLEHYTELGSGYGIALKDLELRGAGNILGAAQSGFVYQVGFDTYMRLLEQTIRQIKGNGKQTEHPLTEVSVDGAALIPDDYVADEAQKLHLYRRLAAIDEVEGVDALRRELRDRYGKLPDEVETLLATRALRLLGSELGIERILVRPWDARVNFRSGVMPRMASLQRVFAERQFEVELVRPMPLSIILHRRGPEEVTAMLTGALRALTKEKSLAA from the coding sequence GTGCCTCATACCCTCCTGATCCAGGCCGTACAATCGCTACCTCGCTTCCACGAGCTGCTCGAATCGCTGCCACGCGCCGGTGAATCGCTGGTCGTGGACGGCCTCACGGGGGCGGCCCCGGCGGTGCTGGTGGCCAGCCTGCACCGCGCCCGCCCCGAGCGGATCTGGGTGCTGGTCGCATCCACCCCCGAGGCCGCGGAGTACGCGCACGCCGACGCGGAAGCCATCCTGGGCGAGGGTGCGGTCTCGCTCTTCCCGCAGCGCGAGTCGCTTCCTTACGAGGTGGCAGAGACGCACATCGAGATCGGTGGGCAGCGCGTGGAGGCGCTGGAGGCGCTGCTCGCCGGCCGCGCCGCTCTCCTGGTGACCACCGCGCGTGCGCTGCAGGAGCTCTCGCCCGCCGTGAAAGGGCTCGACGCCCTGCAGCTGGAGCTCCGCGTCGGGCAGGAAATCCGCCCGTCCGACCTGGCCGAACGGCTGACCCAGATGGGCTTCGAGAAGGTGGGGACGGTGGAGGAGGTGGGGCAATTCGCGCTTCGCGGCGGAATTCTGGACGTCTTCGGCTTCGGCTCGCCCGAGCCAGCGCGCATCGAGTTCTGGGGCGATTCCATCGAGTCGATCCGCCACTTCGACGTGCTCTCGCAGCTCTCCGTCGGCTCGGTCGACTCGGTCCGGGTCCTCCCGGTCGACCTCCGCTTCACCCCCGGTATGCAGCGGTCCTTCGAGGATGCCTCCGGTGAGGGGGATCGGCGCTCGCTCCTCGACTATCTGCCGCCCGAGGCGGTCCTCGTCCGGCTGGACGACCGGGCCGAGGAGGAGTGGGACAGAGGCTGGCTGGAGGTCCAGCGCCTGCACCAGGCAGAGCTGGTGGGAGGCGGCTCTCCCGAAGCTCCCGAGCGGATCTTCCTTCCCCCGGAGCAGGTGAAAGAAAAGGCGCGGCGCTTCCCCACGCTGGTGCTCGGCGGGGGAGCAGGATCCCAGGCGAAGAAGATCGCCCTGCGCGTCTTCCCTCCCGAGCCGATCGACCGCGACATGCCGCGCCTGGGGGAGATCCTGCGGGGTGGCGCGCGCGCGGGGGAACGGACCCTCATCCTGTGCGACAACGAGGGACAGCTCGAGCGGCTGCAGGAGCTCCTCGCCGAGCTCGACGTGAAGCAGGGGGTCACGCTGGCCATCGGCGCGCTGTCGGGCGGCTTCATCCTCGCCGATGCGGTCCCCCCGCTGAGGGTCCTCACCGATCACGAGATCTTCCGCCGCACGCGGCGCCTGCGACGGCGACGGCAGTTTCGCGGCGGCGCCGCCATCGAGAGCTTCGCCGCACTGAAGCCGGGGGACTACGTGGTGCACATGGATCACGGGGTGGGCCGTTTCCGCGGCATGGAGCAGGTCCGGGTCGGCGAGGAAGTGATCGAGACCCTGGTGATCGAATACGCCGGGAACGAGCTGCTGCGCGTCCCCGTGCATCGCATCGACCTGATCGAGCGCTGGGTCTCGGACGAAGACAGCGAGCCGCCCCGAGTGCACCGCATCGGCGGCAAGGAATGGTCGCGCACGAAGAAGAAGACGAAGCAGGCGATCGAGGCGATGACGGCCGAGCTGCTGCAGCTCTACGCCGCGCGTGAAGCCACGGTCGGCCACGCCTTCTCGCCCGACACCCGCTGGCAACGGGAGATGGAGTCGTCCTTCCTCTTCGACGACACCCCTGACCAGAGACAGGCAACCGAGGACGTCAAGCGCGACATGGAGTCGCCGCGCCCGATGGATCGCCTGATCTGCGGCGACGTCGGCTACGGGAAGACGGAGATCGCCATTCGCGGGGCCTTCAAGGCCGTGCAGGACGGCAAGCAGGTGGCGGTACTGGTCCCCACCACGATCCTGGCCGAGCAGCACCTGCGGAGCTTCTCCGAGCGCCTCGCGAGCTTCCCGGTGCGCATCGAGTCGCTGTCCCGTTTCCGCTCGCCGGCGGAGCAGCGGCAGGTCCTGGCCAGGCTGGAGCGGGGGGAGATCGACATCATCATCGGAACCCACCGCCTGCTCTCACCCGACGTTCGCTTCAAGGACATCGGACTGCTGGTGGTGGACGAGGAGCAGCGCTTCGGCGTCAAGCACAAGGAGCGACTGAAGCAGCTCAAGCACATGGTCGACGTGCTCACGCTGACGGCCACTCCGATTCCGCGCACGCTGCACTTCTCCCTGCTCGGTGTGCGCGATATGACGCTGATCCAGACCCCGCCACGCGATCGACAGCCGATCATCACCCACGTCCTTCCCTGGTCGGACGCCGTGATCGAGGACGCGATCCGACGCGAGCTCGACCGCGGCGGCCAGGTCTTCTTCGTCCACAACCGGGTGGAGACGATCAGCACCCTCGCCCTGCGCGTCTCGAAGCTGGTTCCGGATGCCCGTATCGCGGTTGCTCACGGGCAGATGAAGGAGCGCGAGCTGGAGGAGATCATGCGCCGCTTCGTCACCGGCGAGGTGAACGTGCTGGTGGCGACCTCGATCATCGAATCGGGGCTGGACGTGCCCAACGCGAACACCCTGATCGTCGACCGGGCCGACCAGTTCGGGCTGGCGCAGCTCTACCAGATTCGCGGGCGCGTCGGGAGATCGCACCACCGGGCGTACTGCTACCTGATCATCCCGGAGAACGTCTCCGAAGATGCCGAGAAGCGGCTGCGCGTGCTGGAGCACTACACCGAGCTGGGCAGCGGCTACGGCATCGCGTTGAAGGACCTCGAGCTACGCGGTGCGGGTAACATCCTCGGCGCCGCCCAGTCGGGCTTCGTCTACCAGGTCGGCTTCGACACCTATATGCGGCTGCTGGAGCAGACGATCCGGCAGATCAAGGGCAACGGCAAGCAGACCGAGCATCCACTGACGGAGGTTTCCGTCGACGGCGCTGCGCTCATTCCCGACGATTACGTTGCCGACGAAGCCCAGAAGCTCCATTTATACCGCCGCCTCGCGGCCATCGACGAGGTGGAGGGGGTCGATGCGCTACGGCGCGAGCTGCGTGATCGATACGGGAAGCTGCCGGACGAAGTGGAGACACTTCTGGCGACCCGCGCGCTACGCCTGCTCGGCAGCGAGCTGGGGATCGAGCGCATCCTCGTTCGCCCCTGGGACGCTCGCGTCAACTTCCGCTCGGGCGTGATGCCGCGGATGGCGTCCCTGCAGCGTGTCTTTGCCGAGCGCCAGTTCGAGGTGGAGCTCGTGCGCCCCATGCCGCTCTCGATCATCCTGCACCGACGCGGCCCCGAGGAAGTCACCGCGATGCTCACCGGCGCCCTGCGCGCGCTGACCAAGGAGAAGTCGCTGGCGGCGTGA
- a CDS encoding DUF4384 domain-containing protein has product MRITSLLALALLSGLSTVGAAPARAQYGANARIWVENDREYFRLGDRLRVRFSTGANSYVAVVHVDPDGFLEFLYPSSPWDEEFVRGGRVHTVDRGGWRDGLLVRGGGGIGYLYLIASPVPLDYSYFRAARGAGWDWSYAGRRVTGDPFWAMEQLTRLLVPGWGNVPYAVDYYTYYVGGIHRYPRYACSSFGSWGWGYSPHWHSYYGACNRLDLFLRDNPFYFDSRRYRGDRWRYYRDYRDWDPRHSFKEDPERSSNRARDRYLDRGEPSRGAPSEREPVRPTARPVERSASERPSEASTPARSAPARDERPAPAARARPNPGAESSRPAARPRPEPRSSASSGTRSAVPASRGAAPSSRASGRSDGGSPSSTPRSRRGD; this is encoded by the coding sequence ATGCGCATCACGTCTCTGCTTGCCCTTGCCCTTCTCTCCGGGCTCAGCACCGTGGGAGCCGCTCCCGCACGGGCGCAGTACGGTGCCAACGCGCGCATCTGGGTCGAGAACGACCGCGAATACTTCCGCCTCGGCGACCGGCTGCGCGTCCGCTTCAGCACCGGCGCGAACTCGTACGTCGCGGTGGTCCACGTGGACCCCGACGGTTTCCTCGAGTTCCTGTACCCGAGCTCGCCGTGGGACGAGGAGTTCGTGCGCGGCGGGCGCGTGCACACCGTCGACCGCGGCGGGTGGAGAGATGGGTTGCTCGTGCGCGGCGGCGGCGGCATCGGGTACCTCTACCTCATCGCCTCGCCGGTGCCGCTCGACTACTCCTACTTCCGGGCCGCCCGCGGGGCCGGCTGGGATTGGTCGTACGCCGGACGTCGCGTGACCGGCGATCCGTTCTGGGCGATGGAGCAGCTCACGCGACTACTGGTTCCCGGGTGGGGCAACGTGCCCTACGCCGTGGATTACTACACCTATTACGTGGGCGGTATCCACCGCTATCCCCGGTACGCGTGCAGCAGCTTCGGCAGCTGGGGGTGGGGGTACAGTCCCCACTGGCACTCCTACTACGGCGCGTGCAACCGCCTGGACCTCTTCCTGAGGGACAACCCGTTCTACTTCGACAGCCGCCGTTATCGGGGCGATCGGTGGCGCTACTACCGGGACTACCGCGACTGGGATCCGCGCCACAGCTTCAAGGAAGACCCCGAGCGCTCTTCTAACCGAGCGCGGGATCGCTACCTCGACCGGGGCGAGCCCTCACGCGGCGCGCCGAGCGAGCGAGAGCCTGTCCGTCCCACCGCCCGCCCGGTCGAGCGTTCTGCTTCGGAGCGTCCGTCGGAAGCTTCGACGCCCGCCAGGTCCGCGCCCGCTCGCGACGAGCGTCCCGCGCCCGCGGCCCGGGCTCGCCCGAACCCTGGTGCGGAATCGAGCCGACCGGCGGCTCGCCCCCGACCGGAGCCGCGATCCAGCGCCTCGTCCGGCACCCGTTCGGCTGTGCCGGCAAGTCGCGGCGCCGCCCCGAGCAGCCGGGCTTCCGGTCGCTCGGATGGTGGCTCCCCGAGTTCCACGCCACGCTCGCGGCGAGGGGACTGA
- a CDS encoding M28 family peptidase has protein sequence MTLSSAVRGTATLVAAAAATLAASGSLSAQAAVAPASVPGTEAAVESISAEDIHRRIAYLASDALRGRDTPSPGLDSAAAYLASEYRRLGLRPAGDDGGYLQRYAILTAGLDTTTVHFGHLLADGTGNQMLRYGPDFFALPAGTREGVDMNHSRLVYVGAFTGELPEGEYAGTVPVVSIPGIFGPQWSGVITRARAAAQEAGATALGVVVSPSIPNDLFSAVADRTRSAQLRYVGELPEDEIAVFVFNDEAFAAIAAREGVDVTRPPLAPIPFRKVEAHFAASLVLIDQAFAPNVVAVLPGSDPELRDEYVVLSAHMDHVGVGEPVNGDSIYNGADDDASGTSALVEVAEALSLLPEAPRRSVLFLHVSGEEDGLLGSQYFSEHPTVPLESIVADINVDMIGRNSPDSVVVIGKEYSSLGELADRVQQRHPELGLTLSDDIWPEERFFFRSDHFHFARKEIPALFFFSGVHEDYHQPSDEVETLDIDKAVRISRMIFHLVREVADAPDRPRWDPEGLAEVRALTQ, from the coding sequence ATGACCCTGTCCAGTGCCGTCCGTGGGACGGCTACGCTCGTCGCCGCCGCGGCGGCGACGCTGGCCGCCAGCGGGAGCCTCTCCGCGCAGGCGGCGGTGGCCCCTGCCTCCGTTCCCGGGACCGAAGCAGCGGTCGAGAGTATCAGCGCCGAAGATATCCATCGCCGCATCGCCTACCTGGCCTCGGACGCGCTGCGTGGACGCGATACGCCCAGCCCGGGACTCGATTCGGCGGCGGCGTACCTGGCTAGCGAGTATCGGCGCCTGGGGCTGCGCCCGGCCGGCGACGATGGAGGCTACCTGCAGCGGTACGCGATCCTCACAGCGGGACTCGACACAACCACGGTCCATTTCGGACACCTGCTCGCGGACGGCACGGGCAACCAGATGCTCCGCTACGGGCCGGACTTCTTTGCCCTTCCGGCAGGCACCCGCGAGGGGGTGGACATGAATCACTCCCGGCTCGTCTACGTGGGGGCGTTCACCGGTGAGCTACCGGAGGGAGAGTACGCCGGCACCGTGCCGGTCGTCTCGATCCCGGGGATCTTTGGCCCGCAGTGGAGTGGCGTGATCACCCGGGCCCGCGCCGCGGCGCAGGAGGCGGGTGCAACGGCGCTCGGGGTAGTCGTTTCGCCCAGCATCCCGAACGACCTGTTCAGCGCGGTGGCGGATCGAACCCGCAGCGCGCAGCTGCGCTACGTCGGCGAGCTTCCGGAGGATGAGATCGCCGTGTTCGTCTTCAACGACGAGGCGTTCGCCGCCATCGCGGCACGGGAAGGGGTGGACGTCACCCGCCCGCCCCTGGCGCCGATCCCCTTCCGCAAGGTGGAAGCCCACTTCGCCGCCTCGCTCGTGCTCATCGACCAGGCCTTCGCGCCCAACGTCGTCGCCGTGCTCCCCGGTTCGGATCCGGAGCTGCGCGACGAGTATGTGGTGCTTTCCGCCCACATGGACCATGTCGGCGTGGGAGAGCCGGTGAACGGAGATTCGATCTACAACGGCGCCGACGACGACGCTTCGGGAACGTCCGCGCTGGTCGAGGTGGCCGAGGCGCTGAGCCTGCTGCCGGAAGCGCCTCGTCGGTCCGTGCTCTTCCTCCATGTAAGCGGCGAGGAGGACGGGCTGCTCGGCTCGCAGTACTTCTCCGAGCACCCGACGGTGCCGCTCGAGTCCATTGTCGCGGACATCAACGTCGACATGATCGGCCGCAACAGTCCGGACTCGGTGGTGGTGATCGGCAAGGAGTACTCTTCCCTGGGCGAGCTGGCCGACCGCGTCCAGCAGCGGCATCCGGAGCTCGGGCTCACCCTGTCGGACGACATCTGGCCGGAGGAGCGCTTCTTCTTCCGTTCCGACCACTTCCACTTCGCCCGCAAGGAGATTCCCGCCCTCTTCTTCTTCTCGGGCGTGCACGAGGATTACCACCAGCCCTCCGATGAGGTGGAGACCCTCGACATCGACAAGGCGGTTCGCATCTCCCGGATGATCTTCCACCTGGTCCGCGAGGTCGCCGACGCCCCCGACCGTCCCCGGTGGGACCCCGAGGGGCTGGCGGAGGTGAGGGCGCTCACGCAGTAG